From a region of the Tursiops truncatus isolate mTurTru1 chromosome 2, mTurTru1.mat.Y, whole genome shotgun sequence genome:
- the MAN2C1 gene encoding alpha-mannosidase 2C1 isoform X8, giving the protein MAAAPALKHWRTTLERVEKFVSPLYFTDCNLRGRLFGDSCPVAELSSFLTPERLPYQEAVQQDFRPAQVGDSFGPTWWTCWFRVELTIPEAWVGQEVHLRWESDGEGLVWRDGEPVQGLTKEGEKTSYVLTEKLGEEDPRSLTLYVEVACNGLLGAGKGTMIAAPDPEKMFQVSRAELAVFHRDVHKLLVDLELLLGMAKGLGEDNQRSYQALYTANQMVNICDPAQPETFPVAQALASKFFGQRGGESQHTIHALGHCHIDTAWLWPFKETVRKCARSWVTVVQLMERNPEFIFACSQAQQLAWVKSHYPGLHARLQEFACRGQFVPVGGTWVEMDGNLPSGEAMVRQFLQGQSFFLQEFGKMCSEFWLPDTFGYSAQLPQIMRSCGIRHFLTQKLSWNLVNNFPHHTFFWEGLDGSRVLAHFPPGDSYGMQGSVEEVLKTVAKNRDKGRTNHSAFLFGFGDGGGGPTQTMVDRLKRLCNTDGLPRVQFSSPERLFSALEGHSEQLCTWVGELFLELHNGTYTTHAQIKKGNRECERILHDVELLSSLALARSAQFLYPAAQLQDLWRLLLLNQFHDVVTGSCIQLVAEEAMCHYEDIRSRGNTLLSAAAAALCAGEPGPEGLLIVNTLPWKRTEVLALPRPGGAHCLGLIPSSGDSAQHGLCSRSHPHLAAAPAAPAACVCSAGASADLASRPPPTKTDGSVTLDNGIIRVRLDPTGRLTSLVLVASGREAIAEGAVGNQFVLFDDVPLYWDAWDVMDYHLETRKPVLGQAGTLAVGTQGGVRGSAWFLLQISPNSQLSQEVVLDVGCPYVRFHTEVHWHEAHKFLKVEFPARVRSPQATFEVQFGHLQRPTHYNTSWDWARFEVWAHRWIDLSEHGFGLALLNDCKYGASVRGSVLSLSLLRAPKSPDATVDMGRHEFTYALMPHEGSFQDAGVIPAAYSLNFPLLALPAPGPAPAAAWSAFSVSSPAVVLETVKQAETSLQGRKLVLRLYEAHGSHVDCWLHMSLPVQEAVLCDLLERRDPAGPLPLRDSRLKLTFSPFQVQSLLLVLQPAPS; this is encoded by the exons ATGGCGGCGGCGCCGGCCCTGAAGCACTGGCGCACTACGCTGGAGCGGGTGGAGAAATTCGTGTCGCCGCTCTACTTTACCGACTGTAATCTCCGCGGCAG GCTCTTCGGAGACAGCTGCCCAGTGGCCGAGCTCTCCAGCTTCTTGACGCCCGAAAGGCTTCCCTACCAGGAGGCAGTCCAGCAGGATTTCCGCCCCGCGCAGGTCGGCGACAGCTTCGGACCGAC ATGGTGGACCTGTTGGTTCCGGGTGGAGCTGACCATCCCAGAGGCATGGGTGGGTCAGGAAGTTCACCTTCGCTGGGAAAGTGATGGAGAAGGCCTGGTGTGGCGTGATGGGGAACCTGTCCAG GGTTTGACCAAAGAGGGGGAGAAGACCAGCTATGTCCTGACTGAAAAGCTGGGGGAAGAAGACCCCCGGAG CCTGACCCTCTATGTGGAAGTAGCCTGCAATGGGCTCCTGGGGGCCGGGAAGGGAACCATGATCGCAGCCCCTGACCCAGAGAAGATGTTCCAGGTGAGCCGGGCTGAGCTGGCCGTGTTCCACCGGGATGTCCACAAGCTCCTGGTGGATCTGGAGCTGCTGCTGGGGATGGCCAAG GGCCTCGGGGAGGACAACCAGCGCAGCTACCAGGCCCTGTACACAGCCAACCAGATGGTGAACATATGTGACCCCGCCCAGCCGGAGACCTTCCCAGTGGCCCAGGCCCTGGCCTCCAAGTTCTTTGGCCAACGTGGGGGTGAAAGCCAGCATACCATCCATGCCCTGGGGCACTGCCACATTGATACAG CCTGGCTCTGGCCCTTCAAGGAGACCGTGCGGAAATGTGCCCGGAGCTGGGTGACAGTCGTTCAGCTCATGGAGCGGAATCCTGAGTTCATCTTTGCCTGCTCCCAG GCACAGCAGCTCGCGTGGGTGAAGAGCCACTACCCTGGCCTGCATGCCCGGCTCCAGGAGTTCGCCTGCCGTGGGCAATTTGTGCCCGTCGGGGGCACCTGGGTGGAGATG GATGGGAACCTTCCCAGTGGAGAGGCCATGGTGAGGCAGTTCCTGCAGGGACAGAGCTTCTTCCTGCAGGAGTTTGGGAAGATGTGCTCTGAG TTCTGGCTGCCAGACACATTCGGCTACTCAGCGCAGCTCCCACAGATCATGCGCAGCTGTGGCATCAGGCACTTCCTCACCCAAAAACTGAGCTGGAACCTGGTGAACAACTTCCCG CACCATACCTTTTTCTGGGAGGGGCTGGATGGCTCCCGGGTGCTGGCCCACTTCCCGCCTGGTGACTCATATGGGATGCAGGGCAGTGTGGAGGAG GTGCTGAAGACTGTGGCCAAAAACCGGGACAAGGGGCGTACCAACCACAGTGCCTTCCTCTTTGgctttggggatgggggtggtggccCCACCCAGACCATGGTGGACCGCTTGAAGCGGCTGTGCAATACAGATGGGCTGCCCAG GGTGCAGTTCTCTTCTCCGGAGCGACTCTTCTCGGCGCTAGAGGGCCACTCGGAGCAGCTGTGCACGTGGGTCGGAGAGCTCTTCCTGGAGCTACATAATGGCACCTACACCACCCATGCCCAG ATCAAGAAGGGGAACCGGGAGTGTGAGCGGATCCTGCATGACGTGGAGCTGCTCAGCAGCCTGGCCCTGGCCCGCAGTGCCCAGTTCCTCTACCCGGCCGCCCAGCTACAGGACCTCTGGAG GCTCCTGCTTCTGAACCAGTTCCACGATGTGGTGACTGGAAGCTGCATCCAGCTGGTGGCAGAGGAAGCCATGTGCCACTACGAAG ACATCCGTTCCCGTGGCAACACGCTGCTCAGCGCTGCAGCCGCAGCCCTTTGTGCTGGGGAGCCAGGTCCTGAGGGCCTCCTCATTGTCAACACACTGCCCTGGAAGCGCACTGAAGTGCTGGCCCTGCCCAGGCCTGGTGGGGCCCACTGCCTAG GCCTCATCCCCAGCTCTGGTGACAGTGCCCAGCATGGGCTATGCTcccgctcccacccccacctcgcTGCAGCCCCTGCTGCCCCAGCAGCCTGTGTTTGTAGTGCAGGAG CCTCTGCAGACTTAGCCTCAAGGCCCCCTCCCACCAAGACTGACGGTTCTGTGACTCTGGACAACGGCATCATCCGGGTGAGGCTGGACCCAACTGGCCGCCTGACGTCTCTGGTGCTGGTGGCCTCTGGCAG GGAGGCCATTGCTGAGGGTGCCGTGGGGAACCAGTTTGTGCTGTTCGATGATGTCCCCCTGTACTGGGACGCGTGGGACGTCATGGACTACCACCTAGAAACACG GAAGCCAGTGCTGGGCCAGGCAGGGACCTTGGCCGTGGGCACTCAGGGTGGCGTGCGGGGCAGCGCCTGGTTTCTGCTGCAGATCAGCCCCAATAGTCAGCTCAGCCAAGAGGTGGTGCTGGACGTCGGCTGCCCCTATGTCCGCTTCCACACCGAG GTGCACTGGCACGAGGCCCACAAGTTCCTGAAGGTGGAGTTCCCTGCCCGTGTGCGGAGCCCCCAGGCCACCTTTGAGGTCCAGTTCGGACATCTGCAGCGGCCCACCCACTACAACACCTCTTGGGACTGGGCCCGATTTGAG GTGTGGGCCCACCGCTGGATCGATCTGTCAGAGCACGGCTTTGGGCTGGCTCTGCTCAATGACTGCAAGTATGGCGCGTCAGTGCGAGGCAGCGTCCTCAGCCTCTCCCT cttgcGGGCGCCCAAGTCCCCTGACGCCACGGTTGACATGGGGCGCCACGAGTTCACCTACGCGCTGATGCCGCATGAGG GGTCCTTCCAAGACGCTGGCGTTATTCCCGCTGCCTACAGCCTCAACTTCCCCCTGTTGGCGCTGCCCGCCCCAGGCCCGGCACCCGCCGCCGCCTGGAGCGCCTTTTCAGTGTCCTCGCCCGCAGTCGTGTTGGAGACCGTCAAGCAG GCGGAGACCAGCCTCCAGGGCCGCAAGCTGGTCCTGAGGCTGTACGAGGCCCACGGCAGCCACGTGGACTGCTGGCTGCACATGTCGCTGCCGGTTCAGGAGGCCGTCCT CTGTGACCTCCTGGAGCGCCGTGACCCTGCTGGCCCCCTGCCCCTTCGGGACAGCCGCCTGAAGCTCACCTTTTCTCCCTTCCAAGTGCAGTCCCTGTTGCTCGTGCTGCAGCCCGCACCGAGCTGA
- the MAN2C1 gene encoding alpha-mannosidase 2C1 isoform X2 has product MAAAPALKHWRTTLERVEKFVSPLYFTDCNLRGRLFGDSCPVAELSSFLTPERLPYQEAVQQDFRPAQVGDSFGPTWWTCWFRVELTIPEAWVGQEVHLRWESDGEGLVWRDGEPVQGLTKEGEKTSYVLTEKLGEEDPRSLTLYVEVACNGLLGAGKGTMIAAPDPEKMFQVSRAELAVFHRDVHKLLVDLELLLGMAKGLGEDNQRSYQALYTANQMVNICDPAQPETFPVAQALASKFFGQRGGESQHTIHALGHCHIDTAWLWPFKETVRKCARSWVTVVQLMERNPEFIFACSQAQQLAWVKSHYPGLHARLQEFACRGQFVPVGGTWVEMDGNLPSGEAMVRQFLQGQSFFLQEFGKMCSEFWLPDTFGYSAQLPQIMRSCGIRHFLTQKLSWNLVNNFPHHTFFWEGLDGSRVLAHFPPGDSYGMQGSVEEVLKTVAKNRDKGRTNHSAFLFGFGDGGGGPTQTMVDRLKRLCNTDGLPRVQFSSPERLFSALEGHSEQLCTWVGELFLELHNGTYTTHAQIKKGNRECERILHDVELLSSLALARSAQFLYPAAQLQDLWRLLLLNQFHDVVTGSCIQLVAEEAMCHYEDIRSRGNTLLSAAAAALCAGEPGPEGLLIVNTLPWKRTEVLALPRPGGAHCLALVTVPSMGYAPAPTPTSLQPLLPQQPVFVVQETDGSVTLDNGIIRVRLDPTGRLTSLVLVASGREAIAEGAVGNQFVLFDDVPLYWDAWDVMDYHLETRKPVLGQAGTLAVGTQGGVRGSAWFLLQISPNSQLSQEVVLDVGCPYVRFHTEVHWHEAHKFLKVEFPARVRSPQATFEVQFGHLQRPTHYNTSWDWARFEVWAHRWIDLSEHGFGLALLNDCKYGASVRGSVLSLSLLRAPKSPDATVDMGRHEFTYALMPHEGSFQDAGVIPAAYSLNFPLLALPAPGPAPAAAWSAFSVSSPAVVLETVKQAETSLQGRKLVLRLYEAHGSHVDCWLHMSLPVQEAVLCDLLERRDPAGPLPLRDSRLKLTFSPFQVQSLLLVLQPAPS; this is encoded by the exons ATGGCGGCGGCGCCGGCCCTGAAGCACTGGCGCACTACGCTGGAGCGGGTGGAGAAATTCGTGTCGCCGCTCTACTTTACCGACTGTAATCTCCGCGGCAG GCTCTTCGGAGACAGCTGCCCAGTGGCCGAGCTCTCCAGCTTCTTGACGCCCGAAAGGCTTCCCTACCAGGAGGCAGTCCAGCAGGATTTCCGCCCCGCGCAGGTCGGCGACAGCTTCGGACCGAC ATGGTGGACCTGTTGGTTCCGGGTGGAGCTGACCATCCCAGAGGCATGGGTGGGTCAGGAAGTTCACCTTCGCTGGGAAAGTGATGGAGAAGGCCTGGTGTGGCGTGATGGGGAACCTGTCCAG GGTTTGACCAAAGAGGGGGAGAAGACCAGCTATGTCCTGACTGAAAAGCTGGGGGAAGAAGACCCCCGGAG CCTGACCCTCTATGTGGAAGTAGCCTGCAATGGGCTCCTGGGGGCCGGGAAGGGAACCATGATCGCAGCCCCTGACCCAGAGAAGATGTTCCAGGTGAGCCGGGCTGAGCTGGCCGTGTTCCACCGGGATGTCCACAAGCTCCTGGTGGATCTGGAGCTGCTGCTGGGGATGGCCAAG GGCCTCGGGGAGGACAACCAGCGCAGCTACCAGGCCCTGTACACAGCCAACCAGATGGTGAACATATGTGACCCCGCCCAGCCGGAGACCTTCCCAGTGGCCCAGGCCCTGGCCTCCAAGTTCTTTGGCCAACGTGGGGGTGAAAGCCAGCATACCATCCATGCCCTGGGGCACTGCCACATTGATACAG CCTGGCTCTGGCCCTTCAAGGAGACCGTGCGGAAATGTGCCCGGAGCTGGGTGACAGTCGTTCAGCTCATGGAGCGGAATCCTGAGTTCATCTTTGCCTGCTCCCAG GCACAGCAGCTCGCGTGGGTGAAGAGCCACTACCCTGGCCTGCATGCCCGGCTCCAGGAGTTCGCCTGCCGTGGGCAATTTGTGCCCGTCGGGGGCACCTGGGTGGAGATG GATGGGAACCTTCCCAGTGGAGAGGCCATGGTGAGGCAGTTCCTGCAGGGACAGAGCTTCTTCCTGCAGGAGTTTGGGAAGATGTGCTCTGAG TTCTGGCTGCCAGACACATTCGGCTACTCAGCGCAGCTCCCACAGATCATGCGCAGCTGTGGCATCAGGCACTTCCTCACCCAAAAACTGAGCTGGAACCTGGTGAACAACTTCCCG CACCATACCTTTTTCTGGGAGGGGCTGGATGGCTCCCGGGTGCTGGCCCACTTCCCGCCTGGTGACTCATATGGGATGCAGGGCAGTGTGGAGGAG GTGCTGAAGACTGTGGCCAAAAACCGGGACAAGGGGCGTACCAACCACAGTGCCTTCCTCTTTGgctttggggatgggggtggtggccCCACCCAGACCATGGTGGACCGCTTGAAGCGGCTGTGCAATACAGATGGGCTGCCCAG GGTGCAGTTCTCTTCTCCGGAGCGACTCTTCTCGGCGCTAGAGGGCCACTCGGAGCAGCTGTGCACGTGGGTCGGAGAGCTCTTCCTGGAGCTACATAATGGCACCTACACCACCCATGCCCAG ATCAAGAAGGGGAACCGGGAGTGTGAGCGGATCCTGCATGACGTGGAGCTGCTCAGCAGCCTGGCCCTGGCCCGCAGTGCCCAGTTCCTCTACCCGGCCGCCCAGCTACAGGACCTCTGGAG GCTCCTGCTTCTGAACCAGTTCCACGATGTGGTGACTGGAAGCTGCATCCAGCTGGTGGCAGAGGAAGCCATGTGCCACTACGAAG ACATCCGTTCCCGTGGCAACACGCTGCTCAGCGCTGCAGCCGCAGCCCTTTGTGCTGGGGAGCCAGGTCCTGAGGGCCTCCTCATTGTCAACACACTGCCCTGGAAGCGCACTGAAGTGCTGGCCCTGCCCAGGCCTGGTGGGGCCCACTGCCTAG CTCTGGTGACAGTGCCCAGCATGGGCTATGCTcccgctcccacccccacctcgcTGCAGCCCCTGCTGCCCCAGCAGCCTGTGTTTGTAGTGCAGGAG ACTGACGGTTCTGTGACTCTGGACAACGGCATCATCCGGGTGAGGCTGGACCCAACTGGCCGCCTGACGTCTCTGGTGCTGGTGGCCTCTGGCAG GGAGGCCATTGCTGAGGGTGCCGTGGGGAACCAGTTTGTGCTGTTCGATGATGTCCCCCTGTACTGGGACGCGTGGGACGTCATGGACTACCACCTAGAAACACG GAAGCCAGTGCTGGGCCAGGCAGGGACCTTGGCCGTGGGCACTCAGGGTGGCGTGCGGGGCAGCGCCTGGTTTCTGCTGCAGATCAGCCCCAATAGTCAGCTCAGCCAAGAGGTGGTGCTGGACGTCGGCTGCCCCTATGTCCGCTTCCACACCGAG GTGCACTGGCACGAGGCCCACAAGTTCCTGAAGGTGGAGTTCCCTGCCCGTGTGCGGAGCCCCCAGGCCACCTTTGAGGTCCAGTTCGGACATCTGCAGCGGCCCACCCACTACAACACCTCTTGGGACTGGGCCCGATTTGAG GTGTGGGCCCACCGCTGGATCGATCTGTCAGAGCACGGCTTTGGGCTGGCTCTGCTCAATGACTGCAAGTATGGCGCGTCAGTGCGAGGCAGCGTCCTCAGCCTCTCCCT cttgcGGGCGCCCAAGTCCCCTGACGCCACGGTTGACATGGGGCGCCACGAGTTCACCTACGCGCTGATGCCGCATGAGG GGTCCTTCCAAGACGCTGGCGTTATTCCCGCTGCCTACAGCCTCAACTTCCCCCTGTTGGCGCTGCCCGCCCCAGGCCCGGCACCCGCCGCCGCCTGGAGCGCCTTTTCAGTGTCCTCGCCCGCAGTCGTGTTGGAGACCGTCAAGCAG GCGGAGACCAGCCTCCAGGGCCGCAAGCTGGTCCTGAGGCTGTACGAGGCCCACGGCAGCCACGTGGACTGCTGGCTGCACATGTCGCTGCCGGTTCAGGAGGCCGTCCT CTGTGACCTCCTGGAGCGCCGTGACCCTGCTGGCCCCCTGCCCCTTCGGGACAGCCGCCTGAAGCTCACCTTTTCTCCCTTCCAAGTGCAGTCCCTGTTGCTCGTGCTGCAGCCCGCACCGAGCTGA
- the MAN2C1 gene encoding alpha-mannosidase 2C1 isoform X1, whose amino-acid sequence MAAAPALKHWRTTLERVEKFVSPLYFTDCNLRGRLFGDSCPVAELSSFLTPERLPYQEAVQQDFRPAQVGDSFGPTWWTCWFRVELTIPEAWVGQEVHLRWESDGEGLVWRDGEPVQGLTKEGEKTSYVLTEKLGEEDPRSLTLYVEVACNGLLGAGKGTMIAAPDPEKMFQVSRAELAVFHRDVHKLLVDLELLLGMAKGLGEDNQRSYQALYTANQMVNICDPAQPETFPVAQALASKFFGQRGGESQHTIHALGHCHIDTAWLWPFKETVRKCARSWVTVVQLMERNPEFIFACSQAQQLAWVKSHYPGLHARLQEFACRGQFVPVGGTWVEMDGNLPSGEAMVRQFLQGQSFFLQEFGKMCSEFWLPDTFGYSAQLPQIMRSCGIRHFLTQKLSWNLVNNFPHHTFFWEGLDGSRVLAHFPPGDSYGMQGSVEEVLKTVAKNRDKGRTNHSAFLFGFGDGGGGPTQTMVDRLKRLCNTDGLPRVQFSSPERLFSALEGHSEQLCTWVGELFLELHNGTYTTHAQIKKGNRECERILHDVELLSSLALARSAQFLYPAAQLQDLWRLLLLNQFHDVVTGSCIQLVAEEAMCHYEDIRSRGNTLLSAAAAALCAGEPGPEGLLIVNTLPWKRTEVLALPRPGGAHCLALVTVPSMGYAPAPTPTSLQPLLPQQPVFVVQETDGSVTLDNGIIRVRLDPTGRLTSLVLVASGREAIAEGAVGNQFVLFDDVPLYWDAWDVMDYHLETRKPVLGQAGTLAVGTQGGVRGSAWFLLQISPNSQLSQEVVLDVGCPYVRFHTEVHWHEAHKFLKVEFPARVRSPQATFEVQFGHLQRPTHYNTSWDWARFEVWAHRWIDLSEHGFGLALLNDCKYGASVRGSVLSLSLLRAPKSPDATVDMGRHEFTYALMPHEGECCGPDTSLPLSASVAPTVSGEHSSSPTPLPSFSTTRPFPVCAQGPSKTLALFPLPTASTSPCWRCPPQARHPPPPGAPFQCPRPQSCWRPSSRQGPVGCGERAGVPSWARPRPRPPPPPSVGGDQPPGPQAGPEAVRGPRQPRGLLAAHVAAGSGGRPL is encoded by the exons ATGGCGGCGGCGCCGGCCCTGAAGCACTGGCGCACTACGCTGGAGCGGGTGGAGAAATTCGTGTCGCCGCTCTACTTTACCGACTGTAATCTCCGCGGCAG GCTCTTCGGAGACAGCTGCCCAGTGGCCGAGCTCTCCAGCTTCTTGACGCCCGAAAGGCTTCCCTACCAGGAGGCAGTCCAGCAGGATTTCCGCCCCGCGCAGGTCGGCGACAGCTTCGGACCGAC ATGGTGGACCTGTTGGTTCCGGGTGGAGCTGACCATCCCAGAGGCATGGGTGGGTCAGGAAGTTCACCTTCGCTGGGAAAGTGATGGAGAAGGCCTGGTGTGGCGTGATGGGGAACCTGTCCAG GGTTTGACCAAAGAGGGGGAGAAGACCAGCTATGTCCTGACTGAAAAGCTGGGGGAAGAAGACCCCCGGAG CCTGACCCTCTATGTGGAAGTAGCCTGCAATGGGCTCCTGGGGGCCGGGAAGGGAACCATGATCGCAGCCCCTGACCCAGAGAAGATGTTCCAGGTGAGCCGGGCTGAGCTGGCCGTGTTCCACCGGGATGTCCACAAGCTCCTGGTGGATCTGGAGCTGCTGCTGGGGATGGCCAAG GGCCTCGGGGAGGACAACCAGCGCAGCTACCAGGCCCTGTACACAGCCAACCAGATGGTGAACATATGTGACCCCGCCCAGCCGGAGACCTTCCCAGTGGCCCAGGCCCTGGCCTCCAAGTTCTTTGGCCAACGTGGGGGTGAAAGCCAGCATACCATCCATGCCCTGGGGCACTGCCACATTGATACAG CCTGGCTCTGGCCCTTCAAGGAGACCGTGCGGAAATGTGCCCGGAGCTGGGTGACAGTCGTTCAGCTCATGGAGCGGAATCCTGAGTTCATCTTTGCCTGCTCCCAG GCACAGCAGCTCGCGTGGGTGAAGAGCCACTACCCTGGCCTGCATGCCCGGCTCCAGGAGTTCGCCTGCCGTGGGCAATTTGTGCCCGTCGGGGGCACCTGGGTGGAGATG GATGGGAACCTTCCCAGTGGAGAGGCCATGGTGAGGCAGTTCCTGCAGGGACAGAGCTTCTTCCTGCAGGAGTTTGGGAAGATGTGCTCTGAG TTCTGGCTGCCAGACACATTCGGCTACTCAGCGCAGCTCCCACAGATCATGCGCAGCTGTGGCATCAGGCACTTCCTCACCCAAAAACTGAGCTGGAACCTGGTGAACAACTTCCCG CACCATACCTTTTTCTGGGAGGGGCTGGATGGCTCCCGGGTGCTGGCCCACTTCCCGCCTGGTGACTCATATGGGATGCAGGGCAGTGTGGAGGAG GTGCTGAAGACTGTGGCCAAAAACCGGGACAAGGGGCGTACCAACCACAGTGCCTTCCTCTTTGgctttggggatgggggtggtggccCCACCCAGACCATGGTGGACCGCTTGAAGCGGCTGTGCAATACAGATGGGCTGCCCAG GGTGCAGTTCTCTTCTCCGGAGCGACTCTTCTCGGCGCTAGAGGGCCACTCGGAGCAGCTGTGCACGTGGGTCGGAGAGCTCTTCCTGGAGCTACATAATGGCACCTACACCACCCATGCCCAG ATCAAGAAGGGGAACCGGGAGTGTGAGCGGATCCTGCATGACGTGGAGCTGCTCAGCAGCCTGGCCCTGGCCCGCAGTGCCCAGTTCCTCTACCCGGCCGCCCAGCTACAGGACCTCTGGAG GCTCCTGCTTCTGAACCAGTTCCACGATGTGGTGACTGGAAGCTGCATCCAGCTGGTGGCAGAGGAAGCCATGTGCCACTACGAAG ACATCCGTTCCCGTGGCAACACGCTGCTCAGCGCTGCAGCCGCAGCCCTTTGTGCTGGGGAGCCAGGTCCTGAGGGCCTCCTCATTGTCAACACACTGCCCTGGAAGCGCACTGAAGTGCTGGCCCTGCCCAGGCCTGGTGGGGCCCACTGCCTAG CTCTGGTGACAGTGCCCAGCATGGGCTATGCTcccgctcccacccccacctcgcTGCAGCCCCTGCTGCCCCAGCAGCCTGTGTTTGTAGTGCAGGAG ACTGACGGTTCTGTGACTCTGGACAACGGCATCATCCGGGTGAGGCTGGACCCAACTGGCCGCCTGACGTCTCTGGTGCTGGTGGCCTCTGGCAG GGAGGCCATTGCTGAGGGTGCCGTGGGGAACCAGTTTGTGCTGTTCGATGATGTCCCCCTGTACTGGGACGCGTGGGACGTCATGGACTACCACCTAGAAACACG GAAGCCAGTGCTGGGCCAGGCAGGGACCTTGGCCGTGGGCACTCAGGGTGGCGTGCGGGGCAGCGCCTGGTTTCTGCTGCAGATCAGCCCCAATAGTCAGCTCAGCCAAGAGGTGGTGCTGGACGTCGGCTGCCCCTATGTCCGCTTCCACACCGAG GTGCACTGGCACGAGGCCCACAAGTTCCTGAAGGTGGAGTTCCCTGCCCGTGTGCGGAGCCCCCAGGCCACCTTTGAGGTCCAGTTCGGACATCTGCAGCGGCCCACCCACTACAACACCTCTTGGGACTGGGCCCGATTTGAG GTGTGGGCCCACCGCTGGATCGATCTGTCAGAGCACGGCTTTGGGCTGGCTCTGCTCAATGACTGCAAGTATGGCGCGTCAGTGCGAGGCAGCGTCCTCAGCCTCTCCCT cttgcGGGCGCCCAAGTCCCCTGACGCCACGGTTGACATGGGGCGCCACGAGTTCACCTACGCGCTGATGCCGCATGAGGGTGAGTGCTGCGGCCCCGATACCTCTCTGCCCCTCTCAGCCTCGGTTGCACCAACGGTAAGTGGGGAGCACTCCAGCAGTCCCACGCCCCTACCCTCATTTTCCACCACGCGTCCCTTTCCGGTCTGCGCCCAGGGTCCTTCCAAGACGCTGGCGTTATTCCCGCTGCCTACAGCCTCAACTTCCCCCTGTTGGCGCTGCCCGCCCCAGGCCCGGCACCCGCCGCCGCCTGGAGCGCCTTTTCAGTGTCCTCGCCCGCAGTCGTGTTGGAGACCGTCAAGCAGGCAAGGGCCGGTGGGGTGCGGGGAGCGGGCCGGGGTCCCGAGCTGGGCCCGCCCTCGGCCCcgcccaccaccacctccctccgTAGGCGGAGACCAGCCTCCAGGGCCGCAAGCTGGTCCTGAGGCTGTACGAGGCCCACGGCAGCCACGTGGACTGCTGGCTGCACATGTCGCTGCCGGTTCAGGAGGCCGTCCT CTGTGA